A genomic region of Bactrocera dorsalis isolate Fly_Bdor chromosome 3, ASM2337382v1, whole genome shotgun sequence contains the following coding sequences:
- the LOC125777642 gene encoding antigen 5 like allergen Cul n 1-like, with protein sequence MVVQSFINWRFTAACPDDAVMIDLRSYKKEILHEHNKRRNFVALGELPGYYPASRMATMVWDEELAFLAALNLKMCYVEHDECNNTPRFANVGQNLSGVAYQRQGVSISEVISRSMGLWFGEYPLINSNYITKFRVSSKFEQYGHFAEFVVDRNTHVGCAVIRYTNPSFPFFHIYNMACNYASKYAIGVPVYSVGEPASVCETGSNRNYPGLCSTKEKYNPNYQY encoded by the exons ATGGTAGTCCAGTCATTTATAAATTGg AGATTCACCGCTGCCTGTCCCGACGACGCTGTCATGATAGATTTGCGCTCCTACAAAAAGGAAATTCTACACGAGCACAATAAACGGCGTAACTTCGTAGCGCTCGGTGAGTTGCCCGGCTATTATCCCGCTTCGCGCATGGCCACCATGGTGTGGGATGAAGAGCTCGCCTTTCTGGCGGCGCTCAACTTGAAAATGTGTTATGTGGAGCACGACGAGTGCAACAACACCCCTCGCTTTGCGAACGTGGGACAAAATCTTTCTGGCGTGGCCTACCAGCGACAGGGCGTTAGCATCAGCGAAGTGATAAGCCGTTCGATGGGTTTGTGGTTTGGCGAATATCCACTGATCAACAGTAATTATATAACGAAATTCCGTGTCTCATCGAAATT CGAACAATATGGTCACTTTGCGGAGTTCGTGGTTGATCGTAATACACATGTTGGCTGTGCTGTTATCCGTTATACCAATCCTTCATTTCCCTTCTTCCACATCTACAATATGGCTTGCAATTATGCGAGTAAATATGCTATCGGTGTTCCAGTCTATAGTGTTGGTGAGCCGGCGTCGGTATGTGAAACTGGTAGTAATCGGAATTATCCTGGTTTATGTTCAACAAAGGAGAAATACAATCCAAACTATCAATATTAG